A window of the Lysinibacillus irui genome harbors these coding sequences:
- a CDS encoding VOC family protein, whose amino-acid sequence MHFHEKPNTYVTNVELKVSDLQRSLTYYQDVIGFKVLHQESHKATLTADGRTALLTIVQPETVEEKQRMTTGLYHFALLLPTRRDLANIITHFHEKGVYLGASDHAVSEALYLNDPDHNGIEVYVDRPESEWTWYVDQVHMVTEPLNIQSILEEGNGNWSGLPEGTVMGHIHLSVSNLAETEQFYTKGLGYDIVSRYGTQALFISTGRYHHHIGLNTWHSENAPKLGENQVGLKTFSLRLDNEEQASSMKANLRAMGAPVIDIDGGFQTEDPSGNVVLLKF is encoded by the coding sequence ATGCATTTTCATGAAAAACCGAATACTTATGTCACAAATGTTGAATTAAAAGTAAGTGATCTACAACGCTCTTTAACATATTATCAAGATGTCATTGGCTTCAAAGTTTTACACCAAGAATCACATAAAGCTACGTTAACAGCAGATGGACGTACAGCTTTATTGACAATTGTTCAACCTGAAACAGTAGAAGAAAAGCAACGTATGACTACTGGCCTTTATCACTTTGCTCTACTATTACCAACCCGTCGTGATTTAGCAAATATTATTACTCATTTTCATGAAAAAGGCGTATATCTTGGAGCTTCCGACCACGCTGTGAGTGAAGCACTTTATTTAAATGATCCTGACCATAATGGCATTGAGGTTTATGTGGATCGACCTGAAAGTGAATGGACATGGTATGTCGATCAAGTGCATATGGTAACGGAGCCATTAAATATTCAATCAATCTTAGAAGAAGGCAATGGAAACTGGAGTGGTCTTCCAGAAGGAACAGTAATGGGACATATTCATTTATCTGTCTCCAACTTAGCAGAGACTGAGCAATTTTATACAAAGGGCTTAGGTTACGATATTGTCTCACGCTATGGCACACAAGCATTATTTATTTCTACAGGTCGATATCACCATCATATCGGTTTAAATACTTGGCATTCTGAAAATGCTCCAAAGCTTGGTGAAAATCAAGTGGGCCTAAAGACATTCTCGCTACGTTTAGACAATGAAGAACAAGCATCTTCTATGAAAGCAAACTTACGTGCAATGGGTGCACCTGTCATAGATATTGACGGTGGGTTCCAAACTGAAGACCCTTCAGGGAATGTTGTATTATTGAAATTTTAA
- the trmL gene encoding tRNA (uridine(34)/cytosine(34)/5-carboxymethylaminomethyluridine(34)-2'-O)-methyltransferase TrmL gives MPLHIVLYQPEIPANTGNIARTCAGTNTSLHLIRPLGFSTDDKMLKRAGLDYWHSVNVVYHDSLDDFIEYSKNGDVYLIETYSEEPFTTHDFSDQNRDIYFMFGKETTGLPKDFAYERRDMCLRIPQSEHVRSLNLSNTAAIVIYEALRQQGYPGLH, from the coding sequence ATGCCATTGCATATCGTTTTGTATCAACCAGAAATACCAGCCAATACAGGGAACATTGCTCGCACCTGTGCAGGCACTAATACATCGTTACATTTAATTCGTCCACTTGGCTTTTCGACGGATGATAAAATGCTTAAACGTGCGGGCTTAGATTATTGGCATAGTGTTAATGTGGTCTATCATGACTCACTTGATGATTTTATAGAATACTCTAAAAATGGAGATGTATATTTAATCGAAACATATAGTGAAGAGCCATTTACGACACATGATTTTAGTGATCAAAACCGAGATATTTATTTTATGTTCGGAAAAGAAACAACAGGTTTGCCAAAGGACTTTGCTTATGAACGTCGAGATATGTGTTTACGTATTCCGCAAAGTGAGCATGTCCGTTCTCTTAATTTATCTAATACGGCTGCTATTGTAATTTATGAGGCATTACGTCAACAAGGATATCCAGGATTACATTAA
- a CDS encoding aldo/keto reductase, protein MHLQSTKTLSNGVEMPRFGLGVYKMTEREETLQAIDKALKFGYRAIDTASLYGNEVEVGEAIRHSGIRREDIFVTTKVWNNDQGYDATLRAFEVSLKKLNMDYLDLYLTHWAVPETFEETYRAIERLYDEKLIRATGVSNHHEHHLEKILAKANTAPMVNQVEVHPYLQQQALSAFCSEHQIAVTAWSPLGRGGVLTDSTIVEIGKEIGKTPAQVVLRWHLQNDTLVIPKSVTPSRIEENAEIFDFALTQEQMEKMATLNRNQRFGQDPDHFKFDF, encoded by the coding sequence TTGCATTTACAATCAACAAAAACATTATCTAATGGTGTAGAAATGCCTCGCTTCGGCTTAGGGGTTTATAAAATGACAGAACGTGAAGAGACATTACAGGCCATCGACAAAGCATTAAAATTTGGTTATCGAGCGATTGATACAGCATCATTGTATGGTAATGAAGTAGAAGTAGGAGAAGCCATTCGTCATTCAGGTATTCGACGTGAAGATATTTTTGTGACGACTAAAGTATGGAATAATGACCAAGGATATGACGCAACATTACGTGCTTTTGAGGTTTCACTCAAGAAATTAAATATGGATTACTTAGATTTATATTTAACACATTGGGCTGTCCCAGAAACATTTGAAGAAACATATCGCGCGATTGAACGCCTATATGACGAAAAACTAATTCGTGCAACGGGTGTATCAAATCATCATGAGCACCATTTAGAGAAAATATTGGCTAAGGCAAATACCGCTCCGATGGTTAATCAGGTGGAGGTACATCCTTATTTACAGCAACAAGCATTAAGTGCATTTTGCAGTGAACACCAAATTGCGGTTACTGCTTGGTCACCGCTAGGTCGTGGAGGCGTACTTACTGATTCTACCATTGTTGAAATAGGGAAAGAAATCGGTAAAACGCCTGCTCAGGTAGTGCTACGTTGGCATTTACAAAATGATACACTTGTTATACCTAAATCAGTGACTCCGAGCCGAATTGAGGAAAATGCAGAGATTTTTGACTTTGCATTAACACAGGAACAAATGGAGAAGATGGCAACATTAAATCGCAATCAGCGATTTGGGCAAGATCCTGATCATTTTAAATTTGATTTCTAA